Genomic window (Ureibacillus composti):
GCTTCTCTACGTTTCATTCCTAAAGAAAGAATAGAAGAAGAAGGATATGGGGAGTATTTAAAGCTATTTGATTAATGAAATGCAATTTGCGGCTTTCCTTTTGAAGGGCAAAAGTGAAAAAAGTTTCTTAAAACATGGTGATTCGTAATAGAATTCGCCATGTTTTTTTATTTTTCTTCGTATCTTAATAGTTGAGAGATTAAAAAAGTAAAACCAAACAAAGAAGTTCACAACTTTTTTTAGCATCCAATTAACCAAATAGAGACTATGTACGACAAGTTGCGATTATCATGTAATTTTTACTGCTAAGGTTGCCATTAACCATTAACATAACAATAAAATATGGGGGAAAACCATTCCGATTTTTCCCCCATTTATATTCAATATACTGTTTTGTACCCCCAAAGAGCCCTATGAATAAAATAGGTAGGGGCACCTTAAATCTTAAATTGATTGATCACATTACTTAAATCATCTGCTTGTTTTGCGAGTTCAATTGCAGAGGCATTGATTTCTTGCATAGAAGAAGAGCCTTGTATAATTGAAGCAGCTGTTTTTTCTGTATGCATCGCAGTATTTTCAGCAATGGTATGTACTTCCATAAAGGATGCCGCCACTTCATGACTTGTAGTTAGTGTATATGATATCTTTTGAACCATTGAAGAAATGATTGAAGTAGTTTGATCTGTTTGTAAAAGTATATTTTGAAGTAGTTGATTCATCTCAGTCGATACTTCCATCCCTCTATTAACAGAGGCTACACCTAGATTATTTTGCTCTACAATTAAAGTTACCTCTTGTTGTATTGAATTTACAATATCAGTTACTTCTCTCGTTGCATTTTTAGATTGTTCTGCCAGTTTGCGAACCTCTCCAGCTACCACTGAAAAACCACGTCCATGTTCACCAGCACGTGCCGCTTCAATTGCTGCATTTAGAGCTAAAAGGTTTGTTTGTTCAGCAATAGCTTTAATTGTTGAAATAATTGAATTAATTTCTTTTGACTTCTCACCTAATATCTCAACTGTCGAAGTTGTTTTAGCCATTGTATTTTCAATTGACTGCATTACATTGGTAGATTGATTAACCGCCCGACTTCCATCGGAGGCTGCTTTTTTCATTTCTCCTGCTGCCACTTTGACTTCATTTGCTTCCTTATTTAAATCGACTAAGGATTGTTCAAGCCCATGCATTTTTTGTAATGCCCCATTCATTCGAGCCTTCGTTGATTGACTATCTGCAGCAATATCTTGCGTACTGTTTGCTACTTCATCCATCGCTTTGGAGTTTTCTTCTGCAAGTACCGTAAGTTCTTTTGAACTGTTAAATACATTGTCTGCAAGATTCGATACTCTTTTAACAAGAGTAGATATCGATTCAATTAGGATATTCGTAGAGTTTGCAATTTGAGCGAATTCGTCATTCGTTCTTACATGTACGCGTCGTGTTAGGTCTCCTCCAGCCTGTGCAATATCTAAAATAGAGTCATTAATTTTTTCTGTGTTGCGACGAATCGTTTTAAATATGATATATCCGAACGTCACTGTTAAAATCATGGCAAAAGCGGATAATATGAAAAACGATATACGACTAATCATTGCAAAGGATTCAAGATCTCTTATTGTTTCTTCGTTTTTCTTTTCAAGAAGTTCAATTAAGTTAGCAGTATAGCCATCAATATAGTTTTTGCTATTTTGGGAGTCATTTAATTCCATCAATTTTTGGGCATTGTCAAATCCATAATCTTTCTTTGCTTCGACAACACTATCTGTATAGGACAAATAAGTTTTATAGTATTGGTGAATAATGGAGATAAATTCACTTTCTTCTTGTCGGTTACCTAATATGGATTTAAGCTCTTTTAGATGGGTATCAATAGTTTCTTTAATAGATTCATATCCAGTTAAAGAGTCTTCTTTTCCTGTAATGAGGTAATGTTGCTGATAATTTGAAAGTTTTGCTATATCACTTGCAAAATTATTAATTTTAACTTGTTCTTGTAAGTTTTCTTCAGCAAACAAATTTAAGTTTTGTTGTAGTCGAGTGATGTTAATATATGATAGAATTTGCATCGCTACAATAATTGCAATTAAGATGGTAAATATGATTAAAACCTTACCACGGATCAATTGATGGAACTTTGTCTTTACACCTGAATTAGTCTTAAAGTTACTTTTTGTATTAGTAGTTTGGTACGGTTTTTTTATACAAAACACCTACTTTCGAATTAGTGGCTAATATTCTAAATTTTACAACATTTTTACACACTTTACTATATTTTAATAATTGCATCGTGTTTTTTATTAAAGGAGAAGATTGTTATGAAAAAAAGCTTTTATTTATTTGTGTTAACTTTTCGAGGAGGGGACTGGTCTGATCAAAAGTCTAGATTTGCAGAAAGTATGTTCCATGATCATAGTTTTCCAAAAGCAAGTACTTCTTTCGAGGAGTTATCAAGCTATATTGAGACCCAAGCAGATGAATATTTAACAACCTCTGCTTTCGATGAATTATGGGATATTTATCGATTAAAATATGAATAAGAACATTACTTATTTTCCCATTATCGCTAGTGAAGGCTAATCATTGCGTAATTGTGGAAAAGCAAGTATATTTTAATGTGAAATAATTTTGGAAAAGAGGGATTGCTTTTGAGCATTCATATTAACGCAAAACAGGGAGACATCGCAGAAATCATTCTTTTACCTGGAGATCCATTACGTGCAAAATATATTGCTGAAAACTTTTTAGAGAATGCAACTATCTATAACGAAGTGCGAAATATGTTTGGCTATACTGGTACTTATAAAGGACATCGTATTTCTGTTCAAGGTACTGGTATGGGGGTACCTTCTATTTCAATTTACGCAACGGAGTTAATGCAAGAATATGGCGTACAAAAATTAATACGTGTAGGTACTTGTGGGGCAATCCAAAAAGATGTGAAAGTACGTGACGTAATTCTAGCGCAATCAGCTACAACTGATTCTAAGATGAATGATATTATCTTTAACGGTCTAAGCTATGCGCCAACAGCAGATTTTGATTTATTGTATAAAGCATATAACGCTGGTAAAGCAGCTGGTCTTAACTTAAAGGTCGGCAACATTATGACTGCTGATATGTTCTACTCTGAAGAAAATCAAAATGAGAAACTAGCACGTTACGGAGTTTTAGCTGTTGAAATGGAATCAGCTGCACTTTATACACTTGCTGCTAAATTCGGTAGACAAGCCCTTTCTGTATTAACAGTTTCAGACCATATTGTTACAGGTGAAGCGACTACTTCTGAAGAACGTCAAACAACATTCAATGATATGATTGTCGTTGCATTAGAAGCTGCGATACAAGAGTAGAAAATTAAGCAAAGCATGCTTGAATCTAAAGACTGTCTTAATTTTTTTGACAGTCTTTTCTTTTCGTTAATGCTTGAAACTGTTAATATTGAAATAGTGTCGCTATAGTAAGTGTAAATGAGAGTGGTGAATGAAATGGATGAACAAAATCAACAAAATAATGAACAGAAAGAAACAAATGTTCAAGAGCGAGATGAACAAGTAAAACCAGCTAAGAAATATTTATCAATAAAGCCTTTTACGTTCATCATGTTAATGTTTTTAACAATTCTACTGACTGCGGGCTTAACGATATTCGCATTAACTTTTGGTGATGAAAAAGTCGTCGAAGTATCAGTACCAGTTGAAAGAGAAGAATTCTCTAAACTATATGATGCCTATGACGAATTAAAAGAAAAGTATTATGTAGATATTGATGATGAGAAAGTTGTTTTTGGTGCAATCAATGGGATGTTTGAGGCTCTAGATGATCCTTATTCTGATTTTATGAATAAGGAAGAAGCAGACCAATTTAATGCTGATCTATCTTCTAGCTTCCAAGGAATTGGTGCAGAAATACAAGAACGAAACGGAAATATTGTCGTCGTTTCTCCAATTAAAAATTCGCCAGCTGAAAAAGCAGGACTTTTACCGGAAGATGTCATTCTACTAGTTGATGGAGAAAGTATACAAGGGATGAGTGCTTCTGAAGCTGTCTTATTAATTCGTGGTGAAAAGGGTACACCGGTTACTTTAACAATTCAACGTGGAGATTCTGATGAAACAATGGAGATCAAGATTGTTCGTGACGAAATTCCAGTTGAAACCGTTTATGGCGAAATGGGCGATGACAAAATTGCTCACATCCAGATCACATCATTTAGTGAAAAAACATATGAAGATTTGGAAAAGCTACTAGTTCAATATGATCAAGAAGGAATGAAGAGTGTCATTTTAGACGTTCGTCAAAATCCTGGTGGGTTCTTAACATCCGCAATCGACATTGCCAATCTATTTGTAGAAGAAGGTAAACCAATAGTACAAGTACAAAGTCGTGAAGGTAAACCAGAAGTAATGGTTGCTGAAGGTGGTAAGAAATATAATATTCCAGTTGTTGTATTAATTGATAATGGTAGTGCATCTGCTTCTGAAATATTGGCTGGTGCTTTAAGAGAATCAGCAGGTGCAAAAATTGTTGGATTAACTTCTTTTGGTAAGGGGACTGTACAAACAGTTAGCTATTTACCAGATGGCTCAAACTTAAAATTTACAACAGGTAAATGGTTAACACCGGATGGTAACTGGATTAATGAAAAAGGAATTAAACCAGATATTGAGGTTAAATATCCTGAGTATGCTACCTTACCATTTATTAACCCAGAAACAGAGCTTTCCAAAGGGACAACTTCACCAGCTGTAAATGCTGCAGAGCAAATGCTAGATGCATTAGGATATGATGTTGGTAAGGTTGACACTGAATTTGACGACTCAACTGTTGCTGCAGTGAAATCATTCCAAGCTGATCATAAACTTGAACAAACTGGGTCAATTGCTGGAGAAACAACATACGAAATAATGGACGCTTTAAGAGAGAAAATCGATAAAGATGATCCACAAATTAAAAAAGCAACTGAACTTCTATCTGAAAATGCTGACACTGAGCAAGAAAAGAAAGCAGAATAATAATTAAAGGTTGAAGGGCCGCCTTGCTTCGATGTATGAAGTAAGAGGCCCTTTCTTTTATCTTCATACAGTTTAGGTAAAATCTCGACTGTTAAAATGATCAGACTAAGGTCGTTGAATCCGTACGTATTTATGGACAAATCAGACACAATGATGCCCAGGCGAAATTGATAAAAAATCTAAGGAGATGCAAAAAAAATGAAAGATGTCTATTTATTTAGTGGATTTTTAGGTAGCGGTAAGACTTCTATGTTAGTGGATGTGATTAGACAGTTAAAAGAAGCGGGACTCAAACCTGCTGTTTTGATGAATGAATTTGGAAAACTTCCATTTGATTCACAAAGTGTAGAAGAAGACGTTCCGTTAAAAGAAATGTTAGAAGGGTGTATTTGTTGCTCCGGTGCGGAAAAAACAGAAGCTCAAATTCAATCGCTTTTGATGGATGCAGATTTTGATGTGCTAATCATTGAAACAACAGGTGCAGCACATCCGGTAGAGGCATTAGATGCGGTTTATTCACCTTTATTTGCTAAGCAGTTGAACATAAAGGGAATTATCACGGTTGCAGATAGTAAGCTTTGGTTAAATCGTGAACAGCTAGCGCCGCAAGTTCGTTCTTTATTTTTAGAGCAGATCCGCCATGCCCATTTACTAATCGCTAATAAAATGGATTTATTAACAGAATCAGAACAATCAAAAGTTGTATTTGAATTACAGGGCGCAAACCCGCATGCGTTTATTTTACAAACAACAAAAGGGCGTGTCCCTATTAAGTTACTTGAAAATCTTCAAGCTACTGTAAGACCTGCAAAAGATGATGTCCATTCAGCTCACATTGGTAAACACCTACACTTAAGTTCACGTTTAGTGGAATTTACAACTAGTTTCACGATCGAGCAGTTTGAAGAATGGATCCGCACATTACCAAGTACAGTTTATCGAGTAAAAGGCTATGTCCCAATAGAAGGAGTGCGAAATCCTTTTCTTTTCCAATATGCCTATGGTTTAGTTCAGTGGCTTCCTGAATACGTAAAAATGGCTCCTCAAATTGTCATAATTGGTGAAGATGTTCAAAACGTTGAAATAATAGGGGATAAATAATTATCGTAATTTTATTGTAAAATATGAAAAAAAGTTGTTTTACTAAAATTCTGTCAATAGCTTTATAGTGGAAATAACGTATTCCACTGGATAAATCTGTAATTATTAATACTTAGGAACCCTTAATAGATTTGAGATCTAAGTTTGATTGTCACTCCTCCCAATTTATGGACCAATTATTACGAATTTTGTGTTATATGATTGTCTTTGAGAGGAGGAGTACAAAATGAAAAAATGGATCGCAACATCGTTTTGTGCAGTAGCATTATTCGCAACATCTTTTACTTCAGCAAATGCAGCAAGTGTAAATGAAGATATGAAAAATGATTCAAATCTTCAAAACTTCCAAATTATTAAGTGGGATAATCATAATGGATTTGTATTACGTTCAATCCAAAAGCTTTCTATACATAATGGACAATTAACTTTTAATTCTTTTGAAGATTTTATAAATGAAACATTAAAAGAGCTTCAAGGATATAAAGGGTTCCAAATTAATAAAATAGTTAAAGAAGTACCAACTACTAATGAAACAGCAAAAGAAGTACCTACACCGACTTCTGTTAATAAAGAAACTACTAATCAAGTAGAAGAAAAAGAGGCAGCTCCTACGGTAACAAAACCTGTAGAAACATCTGCTAAACAAACGCCTGTTAAAGAAACACCTGTTAAAGAAGAACCGGTTAAACAGACAACAAATACACAAGCACCAGTTCCAAATAATAACGGGTCAAACAATAACACAGCTACAAATAATACAAATTTAAATCAACAACAAGTAGAAGCACCTGTTACAAAACCGTCTACAACTTCAAATCAATCATTCTCAGAGTTTGAACAACAAGTGGTAGATTTAACAAATGCAGAACGTGCAAAAGCAGGTTTAAAACCTCTTCAAATTTATGCGCCCTTAATGGCAGTAGCACGTGATAAATCAGAAGATATGGCTAGTAATAATTATTTTTCTCATACAAGTCCAACTTACGGAAGCCCATTTGATCAAATGAGATCTGCAGGAATTTCGTACCGCGCTGCTGGAGAAAACATTGCACAAGGTCAAAGATCACCGCAACAAGTAGTACAGGCTTGGATGGATTCACCTGGTCACCGTCAAAACATTTTAAACCCAAGCTTCACGCATATTGGTGTAGGGTTTGTTGAAAATGGATACTACTGGACACAACAATTTATACAATTATAATAGTTTACTAATATTATTTAGAAGATGGTCTTGTAAGCTGATAATGCTTATAAGACCATCTTTTGTATGTGTTATCATTTCATTAAAATGATTCAAATTAGTTTATTCTATCCTTATTAGCAATTTGTCACTTTCGTAGGGGATGTCCTACTAGTTTTTGTATTTATGAAAGGAAAAATATTAGGGGACACGCAAGTGGTTAAAAAGTAAGGCTACTTAACTTTTTCTTCCCTCTTATCATCATCTATATTAAATTCTTCAGTTACATGATCAACTACATCTTTAGTAGAACCTTTAAATTCCTTTATGGTCTCTCCGACCGCACGACCTAGTTGGGGTAATTTGGACGGTCCAAAAAGAATTAAAGCTATCACTAATATTATAATTAATCCGGGTATTCCGATTGATTGTATCATGCTGACTCTCCTTATATCTAATAATTTTATTCAGTAAGCTCTAGTCGGATTTAAAAATTATTTATATATGTTCTTTCTGAAACGATGATATTTATTTCAATTAAACGGAAAGTTATTAAAAAAGCTGTAATAATAAAAATAGAGATACAAATATTAGTGTTACCTAAAAGGGGATTGTTATAATAATTAATCTTTTACGAAATTCGGTGAATGTTAAACTATAGTGAGGATTATTTCTTTACATTCAATTATTAGTAGATATTCAACAAAATCTACGGATATCTTTCTTGGTATTGCAAAAGGAAGGTCGGAATCGAAATAAATGGTTAAAAGTTAGGAAACCATAATGAATGTACAAATGTATTTTTAATATCAAGCTTATATAATTTTAATCAATCTAGCCGAGGCGTGATTGATTAATTTATGTTAAAATCGTGTTTGTACATTTTTTTATTAGTAGCCCTATTTGTTATAGCCTTATTACATATGATATTTGTCTAAAAAGTGTCGAGATGTATGACTGTTATTAGTTATTCAGATAAAATCTAAAACTGACATTAGGTCACTGAATTATGCTGAATATGCTAGGTCTTTTAGTTGGCATAAGGAATATTTAGTTGGCCAAAGCATACTTTTAAAAAATTGTATTAAAGGAACTGCATGCGAATTTATTGAAAAACCTTAGCATAAATTGGTAATTAGAGCAGAAACACTACATAAATATATTAAGTTTTTCATGATGATAGGAGAATAAGTGTGAAACAAAAATCAATTATTTTAACAGGTGGCGGAACAGCAGGACACGTTTCGTTAAATCAAGCAATTATCCCTTCTTTAATAGAAGAAGGGTACGATGTCCATTATATCGGTTCTCATGATGGAATTGAAAAAGAGTTAATTTCAGGTGCTTTTCCGAATATACCCTATCATAGTATTTCAAGTGGTAAGTTAAGACGTTATTTTTCAATGAAGAATTTTACCGATCCATTTAAAGTATTAGCGGGTATTGGTCAGGCTTTAGCCGTTATTAGAAAAGTGAAACCAACCATTATTTTTTCAAAGGGTGGCTTCGTATCTGTACCAGTTGTCATTGCTGCAAAATTGTCGAATATTCCAGTTGTTATTCATGAATCTGATGTAACCCCAGGATTAGCAAATAAAATTGCATTGCCATTCGCATCCCATGTTTTTACAATCTTTCAAGAAACGCTTAAGTATCTTCCAAGTGACAAATCAACTTGTACAGGATCGATTGTACGTCAACAATTGTTCCAAGGTAATAAAAATCGAGGTAAGGAACTGTGTGATTTTAAAGACGACAAAAAGATTTTGCTTATCATGGGTGGAAGTTTAGGCTCTGTCGTGTTAAACGATGCATTGCGAAGTAATTTACCTGAGTTATTAGTGAATTATAATGTCATTCATTTATGTGGAAAAGGGAATGTTGACGAATCACTTAGAAGTATGAAAGGTTACAAACAATTTGATTATGTAACAGATGAACTTTCCGATTTATTATATGCTGCTGATTTTGTTGTATCTCGAGCTGGTTCAAATTCTATTTTTGAGTTCTTAGCATTGAAGAAACCGATGCTTCTTATTCCTTTATCAGCTTCTAAAAGTCGTGGGGATCAAATCTTAAATGCAAACATCTTCAACAAACAAGGGTTTGCCCAAGTGCTAGAAGAAGAGCTTTTATCGAAAAAAACATTTATGAAGGCCATTCAATCATTAGTGGCGCAACAAGATGAAATGATAGATTCGATGTTAAATGCAGAAAGTCCAAAAACGCCAGATGAGATGGTAAAGCTCATCACACAATACGAGAAATAAAAAAAACGACAAAATCTATTGTAGATTTTGTCGTTTTATTGCACTTGATTCAAAATTGTTTAACTATACGAAATGAAATAGTATTAGTCACCATAGTCAACTTAGATTTCTCTAATGCATATTAAGGTATGCATGGTTGTAATTGCATTATTTAGTTAAGAATTGCCGACCACTAGTGTGGGACACTAAGTTTTAATTGTATAAACTATGCCGCGAATCGTTACATTATATGGAAAATAGCCTCAGCTTTTATAATTAACAGATTTCTTGTTCTTCTTCTTTTTGTTCATCGTTAGCAGTAACTAAGTAGAACAAATCTTTTGGTATTTTAAATAAATCAAACTTTACTTCTCCAGCGTTAATTTCTTCATAAAGGGCTGGATGTGTATCCTCTGCACTTATTACATAAGGCAATTTTAAGGAGGCGCGTTTTGATTTTTCATTTTCCTTACGAATTCGAAGGAAGACCGTATGGAAATTGTGTTCGAAGAATAGTTCATTTAAAAATTCTTTTTTAGCTACTTGATTGTATCCCTTTCCTTGAAAAGGTAATCCAATCCATGTTCCAAGAAATCCAGCGCCATCTTGTATGTCATATAAACTGATTGTACCGATTGGTTGACCCCAATCATCTGTAATCGTTCTCGAAATGGTCTTACCTAGTTGCTCTTCTTCGAGCAATTGTTTAGTCATAAATAAATACTCTTCAGCAGATGTTGCCTTTTGACGAACATACGGGAAGACAGATGGGTGGATTAGTAATTGAAAAAGTTCGTTTGTTTCAGAAAGATCACGGTGTTTTAACAATTTAAACGCCTCCTTTTTTAGGATATTTGTTTCACTTCATGCAGAAGAAGTTTTCCCACTATAGAAAGAGTGAGAACTATGTCGAATATTAAAAAAATCACAAGACAGAAGTTAATAATAAACAATTTATACCTAAAAATCTAGAGGTTAAACTAAGGGAAAATAAATTTTTTTATTTCGTCACAAAAAGGAGCGATTAACTATTTTATAAAAATATTTTATGCATTTATTTTATTATAAAAAACCAATTTTGGACAATATTTTTCTCGAAAAAAACAATTATTTCTTTGTAAATTTTGTGAACACAAAATCAATTTTTGTTAAGAAAAGGTTAATGTTGAATTCATTGTATGCAAAGAATTATGATAGAATAAATTAAACAAAAAAAGGACGGATTCCCGATGAAAAAAACACTTTTAAAGGTTCATGGATCAGGAAATACATTTTATTTATATAATTCAGAAAATGAACAAGAATTTGATTGGGTACTGTTAACAAAATGGCTTTGTAAAAAAGAAAACGAAGGCGGGGCTGATGGACTGTTATTAGTTGTTCCTTCACAATCTGCAGATGCGAAAATGCGAGTAATCAATGCAGATGGTTCGGAAGCTTCAATGTGCGGGAATGGCTTACGATGTGTTGCACGATTCGTTTGTGAGAAATTAGGTAAAGAAGAAGCAATCATTGAAACGATGAAGGCGAATTTACACGTCAAAAAAGAACAATCACTTTTTGAAGATCTACCTACTTTTGCAGTTGAAATTTCACCAGTATCTTTTTTACTAAATACTTTACCCATGCAGTATAAAAATCAAACACAAATTCAGCATGAAATTATAAAAGAATTTCACCCTTCTATTCAATACACAGCTGTTTCAGTGCCAAATCCACATTTAATAGGGATTGTTGATGCCCATTATATTCAAAATATTTCGCATCAACAATCTCTAGCGGAATATTTGAATGGAGAAAATGAATATTGTATAGATGGAATAAATGTAAGTTATGTGTATCCAATGAAAAATGATACAATTTTTGTTCGAACTTTTGAAAGAGGCGTTGGTTTTACAAATGCATGTGGAACGGCTATGACTGCTTCTGCTTTAGTTTCAAAACAAAATGGAATTGTAAATTCAGAAGAGGTACTAGTGTATAATCCGGGTGGGTTTGTTAAGTGTAAGGTGTCCCAAAAAGAGGAACAATACCAGTTAACCTTAATTGGTAATGCTACTGTAGTTGCTGAATATAGTATAGAAATAGAAGAACATCAATACAAATTTGTAAGTCGCAAAGAGACAGGTGAACAAATTCAATATCAGAGATGTATTGATTACGTAAAGAAAGAAACAGAAGTAGTATTAAGTTAGCCAGTGATTTATTAGGTGGTGAAATAATTGAACAATCAATTTCTTACGGAAGAACAATTTAATTTACTATTTAAGAATAGTAAAAACTTCGTATTTTTTATAAAAAAGAATCCTGATGACTATGTATATGTTTATATTAATGATTCTGCAAAAGAAAAGTTGCTTTCGGGAAATGTTTGTGGACAAAAAATATCTGATGTTATGCCACCAATTCAATATGAAACAATACGTGAAAATTATGATCGAGCAATTGAGAGCGGAAAACAGATTGAATATCAAGATTATATATATCTAGCTAATGAAGTTAGAAAATATGAATCTATTGTTTTCCCATCTTTTTTAGATGGAGATATTTACTTATTAACTATAACAAAAGAAATATCTTATGACCGAGATGTTGATGATAAATACTTATTTATGCGCTCTGTCTTTTTCCATTCATTCCTTTCAACTGTATTAATATCAAATGATGGGCGTTTACTTGAGGCAAATCCACAATTTTTAAATGATTTTAATATTAATATTGACGAAGTTCGTGGAAGAGGATTTTTAGAACTTCCTATTATTAATCAAAAGAATGTTGAACAGTTAAAAATTTATTTATCACAAGCTCATAATGGAATAACTTTATCTTCGAAATTAATAACATTTATTGATGGGGAAGGGGAGTTAAGAAGTTTTACTGCTACTTTCACACCTTTGTTAAAAAGTGAAGAAGAAGTGATTGCAGTTTTTATCATCTTGCAGGAAATTACCCATTATATTCGACAAGAAAAGGCATTAAGAGTAACTTCAAATGGGCTGAATAACTTTAAAAATGCCCTAAATAATGCTGCAGAGGTTTCAATTACAGATACAAATGGTGTCATGATTGATGTCAATGATCGTTTTATTGAGCAAACAGAGTTTTCACGTGAAGAACTGATTGGAAGTACGCATCGTCTTATTAATTCACGTTACCATACAAAGGGATTTTTTGATAATCTTTGGAAAACCATTAAGAGTAGTGAAGTTTGGCGTGGGGAAATATGTAACCGGACTAAATATGGTGTTACTTATTGGGTAGATTCGACCATTATCCCACTTGTGGATGAAAATGGGCAAATTGAACAATATCTATCTATTAATTTTAATATAACTGAAAAGAAACGCATGCTAACAGAATTACACAACATAGAAAATATGTTTAAAATGATTACCGAAAATACAAATGATTTAATCGTCATTACAAATGAGGATGGAATTATCCAATTTGCGTCCAGTGCATATTGTAAAAAGCTTGGTTATACAGTAGAAGAATTAATTGGCCAATTTTATACTCAAATTTTAACTAAAGAGAGTAAGGAAATTTGGAATGCAGAGTTATATAACTTAACAGGTAACTCAAAAATTGAACTAATCCATGAATCAAAAGATGGAATAAGTTTATGGACTGAATGTAATTACACTGTTGTAAATAATTATCTTCGAAATAATGGTAGTCAAATCATTATGGTGTCACGTGAAATTACAGAGCGTAAAGAATTTG
Coding sequences:
- a CDS encoding undecaprenyldiphospho-muramoylpentapeptide beta-N-acetylglucosaminyltransferase; the encoded protein is MKQKSIILTGGGTAGHVSLNQAIIPSLIEEGYDVHYIGSHDGIEKELISGAFPNIPYHSISSGKLRRYFSMKNFTDPFKVLAGIGQALAVIRKVKPTIIFSKGGFVSVPVVIAAKLSNIPVVIHESDVTPGLANKIALPFASHVFTIFQETLKYLPSDKSTCTGSIVRQQLFQGNKNRGKELCDFKDDKKILLIMGGSLGSVVLNDALRSNLPELLVNYNVIHLCGKGNVDESLRSMKGYKQFDYVTDELSDLLYAADFVVSRAGSNSIFEFLALKKPMLLIPLSASKSRGDQILNANIFNKQGFAQVLEEELLSKKTFMKAIQSLVAQQDEMIDSMLNAESPKTPDEMVKLITQYEK
- a CDS encoding GNAT family protein, whose translation is MLKHRDLSETNELFQLLIHPSVFPYVRQKATSAEEYLFMTKQLLEEEQLGKTISRTITDDWGQPIGTISLYDIQDGAGFLGTWIGLPFQGKGYNQVAKKEFLNELFFEHNFHTVFLRIRKENEKSKRASLKLPYVISAEDTHPALYEEINAGEVKFDLFKIPKDLFYLVTANDEQKEEEQEIC
- the dapF gene encoding diaminopimelate epimerase, whose product is MKKTLLKVHGSGNTFYLYNSENEQEFDWVLLTKWLCKKENEGGADGLLLVVPSQSADAKMRVINADGSEASMCGNGLRCVARFVCEKLGKEEAIIETMKANLHVKKEQSLFEDLPTFAVEISPVSFLLNTLPMQYKNQTQIQHEIIKEFHPSIQYTAVSVPNPHLIGIVDAHYIQNISHQQSLAEYLNGENEYCIDGINVSYVYPMKNDTIFVRTFERGVGFTNACGTAMTASALVSKQNGIVNSEEVLVYNPGGFVKCKVSQKEEQYQLTLIGNATVVAEYSIEIEEHQYKFVSRKETGEQIQYQRCIDYVKKETEVVLS
- a CDS encoding diguanylate cyclase, with protein sequence MNNQFLTEEQFNLLFKNSKNFVFFIKKNPDDYVYVYINDSAKEKLLSGNVCGQKISDVMPPIQYETIRENYDRAIESGKQIEYQDYIYLANEVRKYESIVFPSFLDGDIYLLTITKEISYDRDVDDKYLFMRSVFFHSFLSTVLISNDGRLLEANPQFLNDFNINIDEVRGRGFLELPIINQKNVEQLKIYLSQAHNGITLSSKLITFIDGEGELRSFTATFTPLLKSEEEVIAVFIILQEITHYIRQEKALRVTSNGLNNFKNALNNAAEVSITDTNGVMIDVNDRFIEQTEFSREELIGSTHRLINSRYHTKGFFDNLWKTIKSSEVWRGEICNRTKYGVTYWVDSTIIPLVDENGQIEQYLSINFNITEKKRMLTELHNIENMFKMITENTNDLIVITNEDGIIQFASSAYCKKLGYTVEELIGQFYTQILTKESKEIWNAELYNLTGNSKIELIHESKDGISLWTECNYTVVNNYLRNNGSQIIMVSREITERKEFENKLLFLAYHDTLTQLPNRRYIQKEFPYFLEKAKSNKESIAVLYVDGDNFKAVNDQFGHDVGDEFIKQFGKALSKSVRSQDLVVRVGGDEFVLVITGLNPNKTYREQQLQHIINRIKENLKEGWTIVGNHFSPTSSMGISFYPDHGSTLDELMDCADRALHDIKVISKDSYKIYSHE